The Dehalococcoidales bacterium genome window below encodes:
- a CDS encoding IS630 family transposase, whose amino-acid sequence MSRKARIIELTPEETATIESWARSGKTEQRIAFRGNIILAAGKGKENQDIARDLHTTVTTVGKWRKRFTESRLSGLSDSSRPGITPKYDDKKLEKRILETLDKPVPYGYATWTGPLLTKEIRDVSEYKVWRILRQLNISLTRRHSWCISTDPEFVPKAAAIVGLYLNPPENAVVLSVDEKPAIQALERAQGWLRLPDGKTLTGFSHEYKRHGTTTLFAALEVATGLVKTGHYQHRKRREFLDFMNDVVAGYDKEVFVVLDNLNTHKPKHDRWLQRHKNVHFFYTPTHASWLNQVEVWFSILWRKALRGANFTSPRQVRKAIDEFAEVHNETASPFEWKATQVFQSSLKNNYSDLCK is encoded by the coding sequence ATGAGTAGAAAAGCACGAATAATTGAATTAACACCGGAAGAAACGGCGACCATTGAATCATGGGCACGGTCTGGTAAAACTGAACAGAGGATAGCTTTCCGCGGCAATATAATATTAGCTGCTGGTAAAGGCAAGGAAAACCAGGATATTGCCCGAGATTTACATACTACAGTTACTACTGTTGGTAAATGGCGTAAACGTTTTACAGAGAGTCGACTTAGCGGACTATCAGATAGTTCACGACCTGGTATCACTCCAAAATACGATGATAAAAAATTAGAAAAACGCATTCTAGAAACGCTGGATAAACCAGTACCCTATGGTTATGCCACATGGACCGGACCTCTATTAACTAAAGAGATCAGGGATGTATCGGAATATAAAGTTTGGCGTATTCTCCGCCAGTTGAATATTTCCTTAACCCGCAGGCATAGCTGGTGTATCAGTACTGACCCAGAGTTCGTACCTAAAGCAGCCGCTATCGTCGGATTGTATCTGAATCCACCGGAGAATGCGGTAGTGTTATCTGTCGACGAGAAACCCGCGATACAAGCTCTCGAAAGGGCTCAAGGGTGGTTGAGATTACCGGATGGCAAGACGTTAACCGGATTCAGTCATGAATATAAACGACATGGAACAACCACGTTATTTGCTGCACTGGAAGTAGCGACTGGATTGGTAAAGACGGGGCATTATCAACATCGTAAACGCCGGGAGTTTCTCGATTTCATGAATGATGTTGTGGCTGGTTATGATAAAGAGGTTTTTGTGGTTCTGGATAATCTCAATACCCATAAACCTAAGCATGACCGATGGCTACAACGGCACAAGAATGTGCATTTCTTCTATACCCCAACTCATGCTTCCTGGCTAAATCAGGTAGAAGTTTGGTTCAGTATATTGTGGAGAAAGGCTTTAAGAGGAGCCAATTTCACTTCTCCGCGGCAAGTTAGAAAAGCTATTGATGAATT